In a genomic window of Dyadobacter fermentans DSM 18053:
- the trpB gene encoding tryptophan synthase subunit beta, producing MESIAEKKSYQVNDRGYYGTFGGAFIPEMLYPNVEELRENYLQVINDPSFQKEYSDLLRDYVGRPTPLYRANRLSEKYKTNIFLKREDLCHTGAHKVNNTIGQILMAQRLGKKRIVAETGAGQHGVATATVCALMNLECTVYMGEIDIERQAPNVARMKMLGAEVRPATSGSRTLKDATNEAMRHWINNPVDTHYIIGSVVGPHPYPDMVARFQSVISEEIRAQLNAHTGKQTPNYVIACVGGGSNAAGSFYHFLDDEDVKLVAVEAAGLGLTSGHSAATTALGKPGVLHGSRTILMQTEDGQVTEPFSISAGLDYPGIGPQHAWLYASGRGTFLSATDDEAVQAAFELTRLEGIIPALESSHALAVLGRLGASENETVVLTLSGRGDKDMGTYMKYID from the coding sequence ATGGAATCAATTGCAGAAAAGAAGTCGTATCAGGTAAATGACCGAGGTTATTATGGCACTTTCGGAGGTGCGTTCATTCCTGAAATGCTGTACCCGAATGTCGAAGAGTTGCGTGAAAATTACCTGCAAGTAATCAACGACCCTTCTTTTCAGAAAGAATACAGCGATTTGTTACGCGATTACGTAGGCCGCCCCACGCCGCTTTACCGCGCCAACCGGCTTTCGGAAAAATATAAAACCAATATCTTTCTCAAAAGGGAAGACCTCTGCCACACCGGCGCGCACAAGGTGAATAACACCATCGGGCAGATCCTGATGGCGCAGCGCCTGGGCAAAAAACGCATTGTAGCCGAAACCGGCGCAGGTCAGCACGGCGTGGCCACGGCTACCGTGTGCGCATTGATGAACCTCGAATGCACCGTGTACATGGGCGAGATCGATATCGAGCGCCAGGCGCCCAATGTGGCCCGCATGAAAATGCTCGGTGCGGAAGTACGCCCGGCCACCTCCGGCTCACGCACATTGAAAGACGCTACTAACGAGGCCATGCGCCATTGGATCAATAACCCGGTCGATACGCATTACATTATCGGCTCAGTGGTAGGTCCGCACCCATATCCGGATATGGTAGCGCGGTTCCAGTCGGTTATTTCCGAAGAAATCCGTGCGCAGCTCAACGCACATACCGGCAAGCAAACGCCCAATTACGTGATCGCCTGCGTAGGCGGCGGCAGCAATGCGGCAGGCTCGTTTTACCACTTCCTCGACGATGAAGATGTGAAACTCGTAGCGGTGGAAGCCGCGGGGCTTGGCCTTACTTCCGGCCATTCGGCAGCTACCACCGCATTGGGTAAGCCCGGCGTGCTCCACGGAAGCCGCACCATCCTCATGCAAACAGAAGATGGCCAGGTAACGGAACCATTTTCCATCTCCGCGGGGTTGGATTACCCGGGCATCGGCCCTCAGCATGCATGGCTTTACGCCAGCGGCCGCGGCACATTCCTTTCCGCGACCGACGACGAGGCGGTGCAGGCTGCATTTGAGCTGACGCGCCTCGAAGGCATCATCCCCGCATTGGAATCATCCCACGCACTGGCCGTTTTGGGCCGTCTGGGCGCTTCCGAGAACGAAACGGTGGTACTCACCCTCTCAGGCCGCGGCGACAAGGATATGGGTACTTATATGAAATACATCGATTAA
- a CDS encoding Dabb family protein: MVLFSTMSFVSPSNPPKKMLRHVVLFKFKDSSTPAQIKEVEDAFRKLPSKVKEVKGFEWGTNNSPEGLAQGFTHVFFVSFDSEAGREVYLPHPEHKAFVKVLEPHLDKVLVVDYWTQE, translated from the coding sequence ATGGTCCTATTCAGCACCATGTCGTTTGTTTCACCATCCAATCCACCTAAAAAAATGCTGCGCCACGTTGTTCTTTTCAAATTCAAGGATTCTTCAACGCCTGCTCAGATCAAAGAAGTGGAAGATGCATTCAGAAAACTTCCCTCGAAAGTGAAAGAGGTGAAAGGATTTGAATGGGGTACCAACAACAGCCCCGAAGGACTGGCACAAGGTTTCACACACGTGTTTTTCGTGAGCTTCGACAGCGAAGCCGGCCGCGAAGTGTACCTGCCTCATCCTGAGCACAAAGCATTTGTAAAAGTCCTGGAACCACACCTGGACAAAGTATTGGTTGTTGACTACTGGACACAGGAATGA